Proteins from a single region of Nocardioides oleivorans:
- a CDS encoding TfoX/Sxy family protein, whose protein sequence is MAYDEVLAQRIHDVLDGEPGLTSKKMFGGLGFMVDGHMAVAAGSGGALMVRVDPADGESWIDGAAVAPMEMRGREMSGWLLVDRSALATDEQLELWVGRGVAFVRTLPPK, encoded by the coding sequence ATGGCGTACGACGAGGTGCTGGCGCAGCGGATCCACGACGTGCTCGACGGCGAGCCGGGGCTCACCTCGAAGAAGATGTTCGGCGGGCTCGGCTTCATGGTCGACGGCCACATGGCGGTCGCCGCGGGAAGTGGCGGCGCACTGATGGTGCGCGTCGACCCCGCCGACGGTGAGTCGTGGATCGACGGCGCCGCCGTGGCGCCGATGGAGATGCGCGGGCGGGAGATGAGCGGCTGGCTGCTCGTCGACCGGTCGGCGCTCGCGACCGACGAGCAGCTCGAGCTGTGGGTCGGGCGAGGCGTCGCCTTCGTCCGGACGCTCCCGCCGAAGTGA
- a CDS encoding M12 family metallo-peptidase translates to MSVWSPRRPALVVRAVLAAALGFSALAAATTFAPQANAASVSDPLCLQSPMAAPERLDVALANGVSAALIRTLNNLTGTQLEHFSEDETTWVDRCGRLYVADEGAPAARQDTPAQLASSQVPGDVFDLSSRPQSSRTIYLDFDGATYSGTKWKNGAEIVSAPFSIDDDATTFNAEERAQVFLAWKVVAEDYAAFDVNVTTRKPDASALTRTSSADTTYGMPIVITPTNSVGDSCACGGLSYVGMFGTVNGTGYQPSWAFTYGSGTNGYNIGQVVAHEIGHSFGLSHDGTSDSSYYSGAKGWAPIMGSSYNQRASHWSKGEYAGANNTEDDIAIIAKTAPLLADDHGDDKVGATQISVGSTTSGIIGSRSDVDAFTFTASGTTTLSVAGPAGISDLDAQITVQNAVGLTIATLNTVGDVATDDTMSATWTADLPSTPASYTVLVDGVGFGNAQEAGRYSDYGSIGSYQVSLYAGRPTVPTSDPATDPTTDPTSTATTTSTPGTQTSSTQTSGSTPTTARSTQDISFVTRSLPRARVGKKYRAEIRFEGPVTDASVDYHLPAGLKWRVLADRVVITGKVKTRATSTFNVDLDGDDSSTRMKFRLVAR, encoded by the coding sequence GTGTCCGTCTGGTCGCCCCGCCGCCCCGCCCTCGTCGTCCGTGCCGTCCTGGCAGCGGCGCTCGGCTTCTCGGCACTCGCTGCCGCCACGACCTTCGCGCCGCAGGCCAACGCGGCGTCGGTGAGCGACCCCCTCTGCCTCCAGTCGCCGATGGCCGCGCCGGAGCGCCTCGACGTGGCGCTCGCGAACGGTGTCAGCGCCGCGCTGATCCGCACGCTCAACAACCTCACCGGCACCCAGCTCGAGCACTTCTCCGAGGACGAGACCACGTGGGTCGACCGTTGCGGTCGCCTCTACGTCGCCGACGAGGGTGCCCCGGCCGCCCGGCAGGACACCCCTGCCCAGCTCGCGTCCTCCCAGGTCCCCGGCGACGTGTTCGACCTCTCGTCGCGTCCCCAGTCCAGCCGCACGATCTACCTCGACTTCGACGGCGCGACCTACTCCGGCACCAAGTGGAAGAACGGCGCGGAGATCGTGTCGGCCCCGTTCTCGATCGACGACGACGCGACCACGTTCAACGCCGAGGAGCGCGCCCAGGTCTTCCTCGCCTGGAAGGTCGTGGCCGAGGACTACGCGGCGTTCGACGTCAACGTCACCACCCGCAAGCCCGACGCCTCGGCGCTGACCCGCACCAGCTCCGCCGACACCACCTACGGGATGCCGATCGTCATCACGCCCACGAACTCCGTCGGTGACAGCTGCGCCTGCGGCGGGCTGTCCTACGTCGGCATGTTCGGCACGGTCAACGGCACCGGCTACCAGCCGTCGTGGGCGTTCACCTACGGCTCGGGCACCAACGGCTACAACATCGGCCAGGTCGTCGCCCACGAGATCGGCCACAGCTTCGGCCTCAGCCACGACGGCACCAGCGACTCCAGCTACTACTCCGGTGCCAAGGGCTGGGCGCCGATCATGGGCTCCTCCTACAACCAGCGCGCCTCGCACTGGTCGAAGGGCGAGTACGCCGGCGCCAACAACACCGAGGACGACATCGCGATCATCGCGAAGACCGCCCCCCTGCTCGCCGACGACCACGGCGACGACAAGGTCGGCGCCACGCAGATCAGCGTCGGCAGCACGACCTCCGGCATCATCGGCTCGCGCTCCGACGTCGACGCGTTCACCTTCACCGCCAGCGGCACCACGACGCTCAGCGTCGCCGGCCCGGCCGGCATCTCGGACCTGGATGCCCAGATCACCGTCCAGAACGCCGTCGGGCTCACCATCGCCACGCTGAACACCGTCGGCGACGTCGCCACCGACGACACGATGTCGGCCACGTGGACCGCCGACCTGCCCAGCACCCCGGCGTCGTACACCGTCCTCGTCGACGGTGTCGGCTTCGGCAACGCCCAGGAGGCGGGCCGCTACAGCGACTACGGCTCGATCGGCTCCTACCAGGTGAGCCTCTACGCCGGCCGCCCGACGGTCCCGACGAGCGACCCCGCGACGGACCCGACCACCGACCCGACGAGCACCGCGACCACCACCTCGACCCCGGGCACCCAGACCTCCAGCACGCAGACCTCCGGCTCCACCCCGACGACGGCACGCTCGACGCAGGACATCTCCTTCGTGACCCGCAGCCTGCCGCGGGCCAGGGTCGGCAAGAAGTACCGCGCCGAGATCCGCTTCGAGGGCCCGGTCACCGACGCCAGCGTCGACTACCACCTCCCGGCCGGCCTCAAGTGGCGTGTGCTCGCCGACCGCGTCGTCATCACCGGCAAGGTCAAGACCCGCGCCACGAGCACCTTCAACGTCGACCTCGACGGCGACGACAGCTCGACGCGGATGAAGTTCCGCCTCGTCGCGCGCTGA
- a CDS encoding NUDIX hydrolase — protein MEPAPGKHIVVAAIALVRDGCVLTVRKEGTERFMLVGGKLEPGESAREAALRETYEEVGLRIEEATLLGEFLSEAANEPGHTLHSTVFSVESDEEPIASAEIAEVRWTPLDDHPDDLAPMLEHHVLPALKELSGR, from the coding sequence ATGGAGCCCGCGCCCGGCAAGCACATCGTCGTCGCCGCGATCGCACTGGTGCGTGACGGCTGCGTGCTGACGGTGCGCAAGGAGGGCACCGAGCGCTTCATGCTCGTCGGCGGCAAGCTCGAGCCGGGGGAGTCGGCCCGCGAGGCCGCGCTGCGCGAGACGTACGAGGAGGTCGGGCTGCGGATCGAGGAGGCGACCCTGCTGGGCGAGTTCCTCTCCGAGGCGGCCAACGAGCCGGGCCACACACTGCACTCGACGGTGTTCAGCGTCGAGTCCGACGAGGAGCCGATCGCGTCCGCCGAGATCGCCGAGGTGCGCTGGACCCCGCTCGACGACCATCCCGACGACCTCGCCCCGATGCTCGAGCACCACGTGCTTCCGGCTCTCAAGGAACTGTCAGGCCGCTGA
- a CDS encoding DUF4241 domain-containing protein, with the protein MSDLPVQTVDLDAPGPWWRRRAAWLWDAVLAGEVRDHGSPTEAVYALRFDDIGAVSLPDGRVVAADPYVMDEDPPPFEQRVRAGDVPVVAVRTMVGEDHERVAALVLVAGAQPVTRWEMATVAGQDVSSLAGDGFFGYGVDAGAGSFGSPEAMRVAGPVLVADDGALEDPVSLALFADDVGSSSAVVVAPSDGAPPIAVCSSGWGDGVYPTWCGLAADDDVVVMVTDFLVAGDPYATPEDPVDETPDEPAGPPQRPTSLLRRIFGR; encoded by the coding sequence GTGAGCGATCTCCCGGTCCAGACCGTCGACCTCGACGCACCCGGTCCGTGGTGGCGACGCCGCGCCGCCTGGCTGTGGGACGCGGTGCTCGCGGGCGAGGTCCGCGACCACGGTTCGCCCACGGAGGCCGTCTACGCGCTCAGGTTCGACGACATCGGCGCCGTCTCCCTGCCCGACGGTCGCGTGGTCGCCGCGGATCCCTATGTCATGGACGAGGACCCACCCCCGTTCGAGCAACGCGTCCGGGCCGGCGACGTGCCCGTCGTCGCGGTGCGGACCATGGTCGGCGAGGACCACGAGCGGGTGGCGGCGCTGGTCCTCGTGGCGGGCGCGCAGCCGGTCACTCGGTGGGAAATGGCGACGGTCGCTGGACAGGACGTCTCCTCGCTGGCTGGCGACGGCTTCTTCGGCTATGGCGTGGACGCCGGAGCGGGGTCGTTCGGAAGTCCCGAGGCGATGCGAGTCGCAGGCCCGGTGCTCGTCGCGGACGACGGGGCGTTGGAGGACCCGGTGTCCCTGGCGCTCTTCGCGGACGACGTCGGCAGCTCCAGTGCTGTCGTGGTGGCGCCCAGCGACGGAGCGCCACCCATAGCGGTGTGTTCCTCGGGCTGGGGCGACGGCGTCTACCCGACCTGGTGCGGGCTCGCCGCCGACGACGACGTGGTCGTGATGGTGACGGACTTCCTCGTCGCCGGTGACCCCTACGCCACGCCGGAGGACCCGGTGGACGAGACGCCGGACGAGCCGGCCGGCCCGCCCCAGCGCCCGACGTCACTGCTGCGCCGCATCTTCGGCCGCTGA